TAGGAATTTGGCAGAAGTCCGAATTGCAAAGCAGTCCGATTGGTAAAATGCCGAGAGCTTGCCTGTAGACTAACTACTGCGCCGGAGAACCCAAAAGAGAACTAACTTGTCTGAAGGGTTACTATGGCTGCAACATGTTAATGTTTAAATGAAGCTATTTTCTATTACCAGCTCTTCTCGTATCTGCGTGGATTCATCCTTTTGTACGAGACTTTCCGCTATCTTTTTATATACATTTCAGCACCGGTCTCTGATCTCTTAACTACAGTCATATCAATGAGCTGGGGCAAGTTTGGCTGATAAGATTAAAACGGTCGATACCAGGTCCGTCCTACACCTGTCAACTGGATGTAAATGTAAACTGCAGGAGATGTATACGGGCGGCTGACTGCCTATCGCCCAAAGCCCTGAATGCAAAGGATACGGACTCTGCATTCAGATGAACAAGTGGCAATTTAACAGCAACCAAGGCCCACAAGCTGTTTAAAGCTCAATCtgcgtccccccccccccccccgtaaaGAATGCAAACAGCTGAATTATTTGAAGCTGGAAGGTCTTAGGTTTtgatccctggtctgtgctgatCGAGCTTATTGACCTCGCCCATTTCGATGATGACTTAAgggcacagaggcagggggaAATGAACACTGTTCAAATGTTCTTGTGCCACTCTCCAACCAGTCAGCTCTGGTAGAAACCTGttacgtgtgagtgtgtggctatTGGGTGAGGGCAGTGTGACGCTTGACTACTCCCTCTTACGACGGTCCCTTGCCTGTTCATTGTTGAGAGATACTTGAAGAATCGGTCACTTGGACATAATCCTGGAGGGTGATTGTGGAACGCTGGACCAATAGGAATTCAGGGCATGAGGAACAAGGGGAACATTGCCTCTCCTGTACTTTTAGAAAAAAACATGTCACAGTACATCTCCCTGAAGGCATTGATGCATTAAATGAGTGAACTAATTatcttatataaaataaaaacagaaagttggAAAGCCCTGAAGAGTCATATAAACTCagcgttaacactgtttctctctctattgatgctgccagtcctgctgagcctttccagcactttgtttttatttcagatttccagcacctgtggtattttgcttttattttgtttagccTCCAATCAAATGAAGTTGTCAACCGTGGCCCTGTTGTTAGCAGTCCCTcccctgagtcagaaagttgtgggtctCACTCCAGTGACGTGCACAAAAAGGGTGATTTAAAAAGTTAACATTCCAGtacaaagctgcactgttagaggtgccacttttctcagaatcacagtgcagaagaggctcttcagcccatcgagtctgcaccgacatgtgagaaacatctgacatacctacttaatcccatttaccagcacttggcccatagccttgaatgttatgacgtgccaagtgctgatccaggtactttttaaaggatgtgaggcaactcgcctccaccaccctcccaggcagcgcattccagactgtcaccaccctctgggtaaaaaaggttttcctcacattcccccctaaaccccctgcccctcaccttgaacttatgtccccttgtgactaacccttcaactaaggggaacagctgctccctatccaccctgtccatgcccctcataatcttgtacacctcaatcaggtcgccccccccctcagtcttctctgctccaatgaaaacaacccaagtctatccaacctctcttcataacttaaatgtttcatcccaagcaacatcttggtgaatctcctctgtatcccctccagtgcaatcacatccttcctataatgtggcgaccagaactgcacacggtactccagctgtgtcctcaccaaggttctatacaactccaacattttgcaatctatgcctcgattgataaaagctagtgtcccatatgcctttttcaccaccccactaacatgcccctctgccttcagagatctatggacacacatgccaaagtCCCGTTGTTCCTCAGAAATTCCTAGTGCCATgcctttcattgaatacttccttgtcaaattactccttccaaagtgtatcacctcacacttttcagggttaaattccatctgccacttatctgcccatgtgaccataagacataggagcagaaattaggccattcgacccatcgagtctgctctgccattcaatcatggctgatatgtttctcaacccctttctcccgTCTTCTTCCCGtaaactttgattcccttaccaatcaagaacctatctatctcggtctgaagtacactcaatgacctggcctcagcagccttctgtggcaatgaattccatagattcaccactctctggctaaagaagtttcttctcatctctgttctaaaaggtcttccctttactctgaggctgtgccctcagatcTCAGTCTCTCctaataatggaaacatcttccccacgtccactctatccaggcctttcagtattctgtaagtttcaatcaggtacccccatccttctaaactccatcgagtatagacccagagtcctcaaacattcctcatatgttaagcctttcattcctgggatcgttcttgtgaacctcctctggaccctctccagggccagcacatccttcctgagatacggggcccaaaattgctcacaatattctaaatgtggtttgaccagagcctcataaagcctcagcagcacatccctgctattatattctagtcctctcaaaataaaagccaacattacatttgcattCCTAAGTATtgactcaatctgcaagttaaccttaagagaatcctggactaggaatcccaagtccttttgcactccagatttatgaattctctccccatttagaaaatagtctatgcctccattcttcctaccaaagtgcataacctcacacttccccacgttgtattccatctgccacttcttttcccattctcctaacctgttcaaatccttctgcagcctccctgcctcctcaatactacctgtccctccacctatttttgtatcatctgcaaacttagccaggatgccctcagttccttcatctagatcattaatatataaagtgaaaagttgtgttcccaacactgacccctgcggaactccactagtcaccggccgccatcctgagaaggacccgcttatccccactctctgcctcctgccagacagccaatctgaccattccgtctatatcttcctgtagcccaagacactcaacctcactgttaaccacccggccaatctttgtgtcatctgcaaacttactaatcctaccatccccccatagtcatctatgtcgtttatataaatgtattccactaatgcctctgctgatttgcttcccttgtacctgctaaaagcctctcttttccttctcattgtaatctgaatatctctggtttcattaaaccaaggtccagATGCTCCCTCGGGTTTATGTAAAATATCCTCTGCCCAgtttgaagaggagcagcagagttATCCCtggttgtcctggccaatatttattcctcaatcaacattactaaaGATtgatttatctggtcattatcacattggggtctcccatttaagacagagataagaaattttttctctgaaggttgtgaatgtttggaattcttttccccagagagcagtggaggtaggttcaatgaATATTcataaagcagaggtagatagattcttgactaataagGGAGTGAAAAGATTCTTGACTAATAAGGGAGTGAAAAGTTATCAGGAGTGGGTGAACTTTGAGGCCACAGTCATAATCTTGTTGAACAgcagagaaggctcaaggggccgaatggcttactccggcccctaattcatatgttcgtgcattgctgtttgtgggagcttgctatatgcaaattggttgctgcatatCCACTGTTTCCTGCCAATGCATTATAGCCATGCAAGATAGCCACCAATACTCATCTGCACATGCATAGAAAAAACAATGACACTGTGCCTCAATGTATGGCTTTGATTTACTGCATATTCTGAGTATCTGCATATTCTGTACTGGAGTGGTTAAAACTGTATTTTGCCACATATGCTTAGAAACCAATCCAGCTGTCAAAACACCTCGTGTTTTAAGCCTTATCTCCCTTTCAAATACTGAAGAAAAAACTCTCAATGCAACTGCATATGTAGCACAATGAGAGCAGTGTAGTGCACACAAACGTCAGATCACTGCTTCACAATCTAATTGCGCCAGAACTTCATCAGTTTCTGGAATAATCCATTTTTCCGATTGTCACCGGCTTCAGACAACTATCTTGTCAAATGGTTTGTAGCCTTGACTACAAATCAACCTCAGCCTTAAATTCCACCATTGCTTTAATTCGACCTCAGCTCTCAATTCAACTACAGGTTCAATGTCACAGCTTTAACCTTAAATTCAACCTTAGCTTCTAACTTAAAATCATGTCAACTTCCTTCAAGCAGTTCTTCACCTTCAACTTCCGCCTCAACTAAAATTCAGTTTCATCCCAGCCTCAACCTTACTTCAATTCCAATCTGAAATGGAACCCCAACCCCTACCTTAAATTCAGCCTTCTGCAGGTGAATAACCTTGTGAATAATTGAATAATTGCCATACATTGAGGAGCGGTATCACTGTTTTTTCTATGCATGTGCAGATGAGTATTGGTGGCTATCTTGCGTAGATATAACACATTGGCAGGAGACATAGTGGAttatgcagcaaccaatttgcacacagcaagctcccacaaacagcaatgcacaaatatatgaattaggagcaggagtaggccattctgccccttgagccttctctgcTGCTCAATAAGATTATGACTGTGGCCTCAAAGTTCGCCGACTCCCGAAAAATTTGGTAAGTGAAAAGTTAATCTTCTTATCACGTTTAACAATGAAAAAATGAAGCATTTTGGAGCTTGTGAGGGGAAAATAACCCTGCATTCTGTTTTTGCTTGCTTTTTATTTATCAGCCATAAGGGAGTTGTATGAACTTTTGAGCCAATATTAGACAACTTAAGTTTGAATGGCTGCAAGTACAATAAGTCCCTTCATCAAAAAATGGTGAAATCAGGAGTGTGGTGTACACAGACATTACCAGCAAATGGAACCTGTCGTTTGCAAtgacttcacatcagcacagttGTGCATGCACTGCGTTGGCAGCAAAAACAACAGCGATACACTTCAATAAGTACTAGGACTTTTACACTTGCCACTTTGCCATGTGAGCTGGTCTATAAACCAATTTACATACCAATAAGGTGCAAATATACAAACAAGAAACATTACAGAGGAATATATAGAAGCTAAAGTAGGGAACAACATTTGCCCAATCAGCACATGTTGCTTTTTATGTTTCATGTAAGCAAATAATTCTAATCACAACTGGCATGGGCTCAATGGGCAaatggtcttcttctgtgctgtttATGACTCAATAATTTTAATCATATTTACACACACTATTCCTTTTCCTTTGTCTGTCTAGTCAATCCTTGAATGttgacatggggctgaattttgccgtcagcgagaagggggcagggcccgctcgccaacccaCAAAATGACGcaagatgacgtcgggcagaacccccaacatcatcccgccccatttaaatcttcagggaGACGGgggcacagtgaaatcagctgtccgcctgccgacctgtcaatggccaattgaggccattgacaggataattaaaacaattaaaggacaggccaggagccccggcggtcttccgaaaaaacatgaaaccccatccaccggcgggatgaggtttcatgtagggttttaaaaactttaataaagttttagtgaaatttattaacatgtcccatctcgtgtgatattgtcacatgaggggggcatgttaaggatttttttatttttctatttttattgtttgtgcaactttcagtgatctccctgaggcagcacttagcttcagggagattgtgctcttccgtgcgcatgcgtgaaagagcgcattctcgcatttggggaatcctcccccgctcacacaggatgtcacgctgggtgggccttaattggcccgcccacttaaaatggtggcggggcccgcttctccagcagggatTGGGTCAGGCCTACCcacccggtaggcagaaaattctgcccatggtttctgCCTCAAGTGCTGGAAATAAATTCCACAGTCTTGTAACTCTAGTAAATCAGCTCTTCCTGTTAAACTGCTCAAGGTTATTCACTTGCAGAAGGCTGAACTTAAGGTAGGGGTTGGGGCTCCACTTCAGATTGGAATTGAAGTAAGGTTGAAGCTGGATTGAAACTGAATTTTGGTTGAGGCGGAAGTTGACTGTGAAGAGCTATTTGAAGGAAGTTGATGTGGTTTTAAGTTAGAAGCTGAGGTTGAATACAAGATTAAAGCTGTGACATTGAACCTGTAGTTGAATTGAGAGATGAGGTTGAATGAAagctatggtggaatttgaggtTGATTTGTAGTAGAGGCTGAAGGTGTAGTAATATTTGTGGTTAAGATTGAGGCAGGGTTAATTCATATTAACCTGTGAGCTAACCtcaattttaaagtttttttctCTTCAATTTTCTCCTCTCCCCTACTCATTGACCCCTTGCTGGAGCACGGTTTCATAGATGGCAGTTGCCTTCCCACTTCTTCACTCAATTATTCCAATGACCCCCTAACAATGAATATTGACAGGCCATTCAGCTTGGAGACATCCTGGCCAAGCGTAATCCTACCCTTGTGCTTCGTCCCCACATATGCTGAACAGTTCCAGCAGTGATCAGTAGACAGTGATCATGAGTGAGGAAATTGACAAATGCTCCTTTTGCGAccatgatacaatgataatgaAGTTGTTGACTAATCACAGAAGACTTAATGGTGTAAAGCCTTGAAAACCATGGGTCCAAAGTCATCTCCTCCTAAGCATGCTATACTTACCACATCATGTCTCAAATTATACACGTATAGCATTCCATTTCTAAAAGAATTCTACCTAACTTACTTCTAAAGTGAATCAAGACTATTTACTTCCACTGTGTCCCCGAGGAGTCTATTCCAGAGCTTTATCACTTGCTCGCTAAAATTTCCTTTTCTCTCTTTAGTTTTGAACTCACTCCTTTCAATGTAGGACAGGCCCTTTGGTTTTACTGGTCTGAACATGGTGAATGTTGAACCACTGCAACCCTTGTAGTGATGGATAGTTCTCCATGATGGTGTTAATTTGACTTCTGAAGGTGGCTTCTGAGGCAATGTCAAGTTATGAGTACATCAGATAGTCTAGAAATGGAAAATTATGTGGGCCAAACTGGGTAGGCACTTTATATCAAACTGATGTTTTTGTGAAAAAGAAGACGCGttcaagctttttgtcttgcactaatcaggacattcacaagaataccaaacgtAAAGGTgtttctgtgctaccaaatgactatgCGATGTTTTTGTTTGAATTTCTCTCCCTAGGTTTTTGGTGGCCTCGTTTGGATCCTTGTGGCTTCGGCTCGAGTTTCATTTGCAGCTGATCAAGGCTGGGTGATGTTTGTTTCGGTCTTCTGCTTTGTTATAACCACATTGCTGCTCATACTGTACATGGCTGGAGTTCAGAACAGTTCATCggcgtggactgcagtggtatgTCTATGGCCTTCAGTGAGCCCTGTATTACACAGCAGGACCGCTCGCCTTGTAAATCTGCTGCGGTACTCTAACTTCAGCAACAAAGTTAACAAACTGAAATGCTTTATTTTGCCTGATATTTCAGTCCAGGAGGAAGACTGCTGAAAAATCACTCGTATCATAGATTTTACCCACATGTCCTTAAAACACAGTTAATGATAACAGGAGATGGAAATAAAATGGTGACCAAACTGGTTTCCAACACGAAAAAAGTAGTCAGACTCAACGCTCAATTTTAATAGTGCCTCCCTACCTTGTGCCTGCTGGGTGGGTAAGTTGAAATTACCCTTCAACTAATCATTGCCAacatttgtgattttttttaatgctgccatgctggggcacagttccatggATTTTGGCAGCACAGGCAGTGGCAGGAACAGATAATAAGTGGATCTGTATGGGTTTTACAGTGCAGATCCATATAAGTAGTGTATAATTTGCAAGGATTGTATTTTTGATACCATTTCGACGAAGTGATGTCAACACTTCTGTCCCAGTGAACAGCACCGAGCATGTGAAAATATAAAAGTTATTTGCATTACAAGACATTACTAAGAAGCAGTTTATTGGGTTGGCCTATATTATTATTTTTTGCTAAAATAAATCTGGAGAAATTATTTCCATTAATGATTTGATAACTAGAAAGGTTTAACATTATTATATATGTGCAGAGGGTTGTTAGGACATGGAATTGTTTTTTATTGGTTCAAGGGATGCgaacattggctaggccagcatttattgttcatccctgaCTGCACTTGAGGAGATGGTGGCGAGGTGCTTTCTTAAATTATGACAGTCCGTGGTggggggagctccaggattttaatccagagTCAGTGAAGGAGGATGTGACCAGAAACAATAATGGGAGCAGATTCTGTAGTACCTTTTTaaagggaaatggataaatattAGAAAAAGATAAAGTTAAGAGGAAAGGGTAgggaaatgggactgattggCCCTTTCATTGAACCATTAGAGAGATAGCACAGGTTGTGCTTTTGTGCTGTTAAATTCTATTAATCCAATTTAACCCTGGATAACTGCCCAGATTTTGCATAGTTATTTTTATGTTCCTATATGCAAGCTTTTTAAGGTGAAAGTAGGAGGGAAAGCAAGTTATTGAATTAAAATCAATACCAGAAATTTAAGAATGACGTCTTAAACAGTTAGAAAAGTTGCCTGGGGCCAATTGtaggtgaacaatgttgaagtaGGAACTCTGCCCTCTATTCTATTCTGTAAATGGGCTCTGATATTATTTTAGTCCCTTTAGTTTTCTCCCACCTCTCCAATTCTTACTGGGTTATGGTTATGTGGACTCCTGCTGCCCTCTGGGCACTTCAGCTCAGTTGCCCTTATTCGTGTGTGGAACGattcagtgagggtcagtggatTTTTTGACCTAAAGCATGCATTTCCTGGGGTGGTGACTGTTTTAGAACCATGGGTAATATTCACATGATTGACTCGAGTTAATCATTGCAATGTTCCTACTGGAACCTCTTTGGCTTTTCTCAGGGCAGCGCATTTCCCAGCTGAACCTTTTCAGGGAGCTGATTGATCGTGTGAACTAGTTTCTCATTCTTTGCTTCGTCTTCTCTTTCAGGATGTCTTCTACCACTTCATTGCAGCTGTGTTTTATTTAAGTATTGCCGTTCTGGAGGCTAGTGACACAAGGTTTTTATTATTTGGGATTGAAAGAATTCACAGAATCAACATTGCTGCTACAGTAAGTCATTTGTTGAAATACTCTCTCTGAATTGAACAAAATCTGTGCTGTATACTTGATCAGTACAGTATTTAATGAATGGACAAAGTAACTATTTTGAGTACAGTAGCATCAAGCAGTGGATTATTAATGAACAATGAGGTTTAATGAAGAATGTAGGACAGCACCGGGTATACCTGAAAATGGGGTGGCAACTTGATGAAGTTATAACACAAGAATGCAAGCACGCTAAACAGCAGAGGTATacagtagacagagctaagcaacctcacagatctaagctctgcagtcctgccacatccagacatgaatgatggtggacaattaaataactgatGAGAAGTGGTTGGGGGcggaggggtggcgggggggggggtggggagggggggggggggggcggttgggtggtgggtgggggcggtgctCCATGAACATCCCCCATCTTGGGGGAGCTCAGTAGTGCAAAAGACCagatgaagcatttgcaaatgTCCTCAGATAGAAGTgcagagtgaatgatccatcatggcctcctcctgatgttcccaacatcacagatgttagtcttcagccaattcagttcattcCATGGGATGTCAAGAATTGGCTGAGTGCACAgggtacagcaaaggctatgggccatgatgAAGCATTggagacttgtgccccagaagtAGCTACACatctagctgtactggaacaatgtGGCTACAACTCTGACATCGACCTAACAATGCGAGAAATTGAAATGATGGTTAAGTGAACTAATTATTTTTGGTTGTGAAAAAATAATATGCTCTGTACAATATGTTAATTTTTTCTGACATCTCgctgggggtacagttccaaaggtGGTGTTCTTCATGTGTGACCCCGGGTCTTCACATTCCCAACCAGAGTCTGCAGATTATGATTGGGCCCAAGAAACTGGCTGATTTGattttttccctgtttccctatACCAGCGGTGTGGCGACCGATGTAGCAGCTCAATGGCTGCCACAGCTAAATCAGCAAACTCTCTGCACAGATCAGTGAACAAACCTGTCACTCTCTGGTTTGTGTGCCTCAGTGCTATGATGAGTGTTAACTTCATCTGAGGACTGAAATGTTTTCAGTACCTTTTGTTGGATTGCCAATATTGTTTTTGTCAATGCAGGGTCACTCTGAAGACTTGCTCATCTGGGTTGTTCTCAGGCAAACATTCCAGCAATTGCCTGGCAGTATATGATACTGTGGGCAGAATCCTATTGTCTTTTGAAAATATTCTTCCATTGGGGTCAAATGGCTTATGAGTTCTGCCTGCCTGCTCAATCTTAAGAGACTGCCTCTGGGAGGCCTGTCCaattcataccttacagataatgccccagacaccactgtcaccatccctggatatgccctgtcacaccagcaggacagacccagcagaggtggcagcacactggtatacatttgggagggagttgccctgggggtcttcaacatcaactccagaccccatgaagtttcatggcatcaggtcaaacgtgggcaaggaaacctccaacTGAttaccactccccacccccctcagctgatgagtcagtgctcctccatggtgaacaccacttggaggaagcactgagggtggcaagggcacagaatgtactcagggtgggggacttcaatgtccatcaccaagagtggctcagtagcaccactactgactgacctggctgagtcctaaaggacatagctgctagactgggtctgtggcaggttgtgaaggaacacacttgacctcatacaacaaacttgaactcatcctcaccaacctgccaataccctccatcgtgttgtttggcactaccactgtgctaaatgggatagattttgaacagatctagcaacccaagaCTGTGCATCTATGAGGTGTTGTGGCCCATCAGCGGAATTGTCCttaactacaatctgtaacctcactgcctggcatatgccccactctaccattaccgccaagccagggaatcaactctggttcagtgaagagtgcaggagggcatgccaagagcagcaccaggcacacctaaaaatgagatgtcaagctggtgaagctacagcacaggccTACAGACAtgtcaaacaacataagcagcaagtgatagagccaagcgattccacaaccaacagatccgttctaagctctgcagttctgccacatccagttgtgcatggcggtggacaattaaacaactcactggaggaggaggctccacaactatccccatcctcaatggtggaggagcccagcacatcagtgcaaatgataaggctgaagcatttgcaacaatcttcagccagacatgccgagtggatgattcaacttggcctcctcaggaggtccccagccagtcttcagccaatccgattcactccacgtgatatcaagaaacggctgaaggcactggatactgcaaaggctttggccctgacaatatttcagcaatagtactgaagacttgtgctccagagcttgcattgcccctagccaagctgttccagtacagctacaacactggcatgtagccggcaatgtggaaaatttcccaggtatgtcttgtacacaaaaagcagggcaaatccaacctggctccATCAGTCGACTTTCAATCGtcagtaaattgatggaaggggccatcaactgTGTTATCACttattagcaataacctgctcactgaggctcagtttgggttctgccagggtcactcagctcctgatctcatccCAGCcttggtgacagtgactgcccttgacatcaaggcagtatttgaccgagtgtggcatcaaggagccctagaaaaactggactCAATCAGAATctggagaaaactctctgctggttggagtcataccaagcacaaaggaagctcattgtggttgttggaggtcagtcatctcagctccaggacatcactgcaggagctcctcagggtagtaccctaggccca
The genomic region above belongs to Carcharodon carcharias isolate sCarCar2 chromosome 5, sCarCar2.pri, whole genome shotgun sequence and contains:
- the malb gene encoding mal, T cell differentiation protein b, whose protein sequence is MSAPASSTSPIPSGVKVCMTFPEILMFGEFVFGGLVWILVASARVSFAADQGWVMFVSVFCFVITTLLLILYMAGVQNSSSAWTAVDVFYHFIAAVFYLSIAVLEASDTRFLLFGIERIHRINIAATVFAFLATLLYTIHGIFSILRWKSSS